The Pongo pygmaeus isolate AG05252 chromosome 11, NHGRI_mPonPyg2-v2.0_pri, whole genome shotgun sequence genome includes a region encoding these proteins:
- the OSGEPL1 gene encoding tRNA N6-adenosine threonylcarbamoyltransferase, mitochondrial, with protein sequence MLILTKTAGVFFKPSKRKVYEFLRSFNFHPGTLFLHKIVLGIETSCDDTAAAVVDETGNVLGEAIHSQTEVHLKTGGIVPPVAQQLHRENIQRIVQEALSASRISSSDLSAIATTIKPGLALSLGVGLSFSLQLVGQLKKPFIPIHHMEAHALTIRLTNKVEFPFLVLLISGGHCLLALVQGVSDFLLLGKSLDIAPGDMLDKVARRLSLIKHPECSTMSGGKAIEHLAKQGNRFHFDIKPPLHRAKNCDFSFTGLQHVTDKIIMKKEKEEGIEKGQILSSAADIAATVQHTMACHLVKRTHRAILFCKQRDLLPQNNAVLVASGGVASNFYIRKALEILTNATQCTLLCPPPRLCTDNGIMIAWNGIERLRAGSGILHDIEGIRYEPKCPLGVDISKEVGEASIKVPQLKMEI encoded by the exons ATGCTAATCTTGACTAAgactgcaggagttttttttaaaccatcaaaaaggaaagtttatgaatttttaagaagttttaattttcatcCTGGAACACTATTTCTTCATAAAATAGTATTGGGAATTGAAACCAGTTGTGATGATACAGCAGCTGCTGtggtggatgaaactggaaatgtGTTGGGAGAAGCAATACATTCCCAAACTGAAGTTCATTTAAA aacaGGTGGGATTGTTCCTCCAGTAGCTCAACAGCTTCACAGAGAAAATATTCAACGAATAGTACAAGAAGCTCTTTCTGCCAGTAGAATCTCTTCAAGTGACCTCTCAGCAATTGCAACTACCATAAAACCAGGACTTGCTTTAAGCCTTGGAGTGGGCTTATCATTTAGCTTACAGCTGGTGGGACAGTTAAAAAAGCCATTCATTCCCATTCATCATATGGAGGCTCATGCACTTACTATTAGGTTGACCAATAAagtagaatttccttttttagttcttttgattTCTGGAGGTCACTGTCTGTTGGCATTAGTTCAAGGAGTTTCAGATTTTCTGCTTCTTGGAAAGTCTTTGGACATAGCACCAGGTGACATGCTTGACAAG GTGGCAAGAAGACTTTCTTTAATAAAACATCCAGAGTGCTCCACCATGAGTGGTGGGAAAGCCATAGAACATTTGGCCAAACAAGGAAATAGATTTCATTTTGACATCAAACCTCCCTTGCATCGTGCtaaaaattgtgatttttcttttactgGACTTCAACATGTTactgataaaataataatgaaaaaggaaaaagaggaag GTATTGAGAAGGGGCAAATCCTGTCTTCAGCTGCAGACATTGCTGCCACAGTACAGCACACAATGGCATGTCATCTTGTGAAAAGAACACATCGGGCTATTCTGTTTTGTAAGCAGAGAGACTTGTTACCTCAAAATAATGCAGTACTG GTTGCATCTGGTGGTGTCGCGAGTAACTTCTATATCCGCAAAGCTCTGGAAATTTTAACAAACGCAACACAGTGCACTTTGTTGTGTCCTCCTCCCAGACTATGCACTGATAATGGCATTATGATTGCATG GAATGGTATTGAAAGACTACGTGCTGGCTCGGGCATTTTACATGACATAGAAGGCATCCGCTATGAACCAAA ATGTCCTCTTGGAGTAGACATATCAAAAGAAGTTGGAGAAGCGTCCATAAAAGtaccacaattaaaaatggaGATATGA